gcgagtcccaaggatgacgttttaaatttgggctaccagcaacctaaaaacattttaaactttttcttctccagaatcaaacatcacagctattttacaaccatcaaagaactttaaggtgactcattaactgaatgtccacaacatcttttagattttctttatgctaaatattttattagtaaggcagttttgcaagggtcagtacagcttaattcagtagcagaaataatcaaataagtaaaatcaatcatctagtctatctttccctactgctgacactgagaactaaaaaagggaacctttgagagagacggacggagttgacgcctcgaaccccagacctggcttgatgatgaagaaggtgctgcagcaggaggaagacgccgatcgatgaaggccaggatctccgcaggtctgatgagcctcctctccgcatggatggtgaggtcacacaggacttggtgctggcaggaaaaaaggcaccagttcttcttctttgtctttgcttttgtctttgtcttcatctttgtctttggggtctgaacccagccgatgagagaagtgcgatttgaagccacaggttgtgggcctgacgggttggtctccatgagcaggacagtcttcagctctgtggccccggctcttcttcagctgcagagttctttgtccatctcttggctcgaagctgcccggaggatccaaccaaaggttcctcttttgcacccaccttttatagggtttatccacccttttggtgcgtttgcattggctgactgctcagacagatgatctcatatccatcactgtccttaagacattatgtcctaatgtctgtgctaatgtctcagggttgctcaacctcctgtcccttgcctgcacaacctttcacctactctctacctccaacatatcagtgatctttaattgcagttacaccttttttataccatttcaagtttaatgtcaaaatcacatttatatcacatttattttctttagcttctctgatttagcattcatttatgattttataaccataacttattaattatacttattataatcctaatgtgagttattacagatgtttttctgaaaagaaaccaagaataatccatgattctaattatttgataccaaaattacagttacttgtttttcttgtaagtgttctcacaaatgtacgtgtaaatattattacaagtaaaccaatattaatataagtattttactttgaatcttatcaaattactcaaatgtttagatttcattctttaaaactttcatgctttaacataaggaatagtctcagctatttttataaatctgcaggctggaaacttacttcctctttttccaggaaacctgcttttcctgtttaatgactctctctgactgactatgatttcttatgattagatagaaaaaagtagaattaaagcaaagtttgcatgagacaaaaacaacacacacaaccagatttattttattggcacttaagtctactgttgggccttgatgtcacttgagtgattcattttaaagataactttatttattattactgttaaacttaaatctccagcatggggaagtgggatgagctcggattttcttgacaactcttaaacacaaaacctttcaaCTCGCCTTATGCATGCGGTTGGGGGGTGAAAGATGAATTTAACATTCTCTGACAGCCATAGTTTCATGCTTCACTAACGCCCACTATTATTTAGGACAGACCCATGGATTGATGTTCCAATGAAGACCAGGCAGTCGTGATCAGATTTCTGATAGGCTACCTGAGGGGAGAAGTCTGTCTTCATTGATGGAAGCCACATCTAGCAGGGTCAGCCAATCGCATTAGCAGGCTCCACCACACTAGCTAAGCTGACTGGGTAGAGCTAAAGGCTTTTTCCATCGCCCCTCATGTCCTCTAATAGTTTAACTCGAGACTCTCCGGTCCATATGCTCAGAGCGTAGATGTTGGCAAACATAACCAAATGAAGAGAAATGTTAAAAGGGCAatgagttttgtgttttatgtgtatAAGTGTGTAACGTGACTAGGACTTTAGGGCTTGTTGGCTTTGTTGTAACTCTCAACAGcatgacatatttaaaaaaaataaatctttgctaggaaaaacagtaaaatgcaGTCAATGAAGCTGCTGTGTGATTTACATTCAGTCAGAATGGAAAAATCCTATTCAGCATATAGATAATCACAATTTGAGGGGCTTTTGTATTCAACCCCCTTCCCTCAAATATTCCCAGATAAATTCATGGACTACTGTGTGCCTTCATGACCCCTAATTTGTTATTACCTGATTTGATTGTTTCTTTACTGTTTTTCAACATCTTGCCATTTTTGTACTTGTTCAGGTATTCTCATTGTTTGTGTTTAGATATGGTTAATTAGATTGGTATTTATTTCTATGTGTGATTCAGGTATTCTTTTCACTTCCATGCCCTTcgcttcagtttgtttttcacctCACCTCAGCCTACCAGTCTGCGCCCCGCCCCAGCTGTTGATCATTTCCTTATTTGTCCCTATCAGCTCCTTCCCCACCTACATCTATTTGCCTGTAGTAGCTTGTCCTGGTTCTTTTGTCATTTCCACTCCCTCCTCTTTATATAAAAGTTTTCCTGGCTTGCTTTGTTCTTCACTGGTTCTTTCTGTTAcgacagaaataaataatctaTACTCATAACTCAAACTTGCTCctgttttttgtaagttttctgtttgtttatattcatttgCAACTCCAGTCTACATTTTGGTTTTACCGCAAAACCACTAAAAATGACACAAGTAGTAAATACTGTAGATCCCCCCTTGGTGAAAGCCTCAAACATTAATGAACACACAGCATCATTAAGACCAGGcgaggtacaccctggacaggtcagcAGTTCATCATGGGGCAACACAATGAGTGGGAAGAGGACGGAGTACCCGGAAAGAATCCATGCATGCACATGGAGAACATGCTAACTCTATGCAGGAAATTGCAGCCCCCACAATCCAATCCATTATCTGAACATAAAAAATAGTATGTTACAAGTATAAACACAAGTATACCTGAGATCTGGTCCTCCACCTGAACTGAACAAGATGGAGAATTGATTTGAAAAGCAGCCAAATGCTCAATTGTAACTCTGGAGAAGCGACAGAAATCCGTAATTCAGGCAGGAAAATCTTTATACATTGTAAACCACACATTGGGTTGTTATGGAAGAGCAATATGATGAAATGCCTTGTTTAAAGAGtcataaaatgttgcatttgtaGTTTCCAACAAGCCACATAACTAGTAgaagacacagcaaacatgcgGAAGAAGGTTCTCTGAGTTTGAATGTAGAACTCTTTGTCCTACATTTAAAATGCTATGtgtcgtaaaaaaaaaaaaaattaaaatagcatTGTGCATAACCCTAAACCTAACATCCCTATAGTGGGATTACTCTCCTTCAGCAGGGATGGAGATGCTGGTCGCATGATCCTGAACTAGAGTGAAACAGCTTAAATCTAAGCATATTAATTTATTGGAATGACTTGATCGAGGTTCTGAGTTCCAGTGCTAATTTTGGTAGGGCTCTCTGCCCAGGGTGCCACAACTTGGGGTATGGCAGGAGTTTTGCATTTCTGTGTCTCATATCCACATGTCCAGCTTATTGGCTTAAGCAGTTTAGTTTTTCTGGTTTtgcatttgtttagttttttggaCTGCAAATTTGTGATTTGGTAATCTTTGAGATTTTCAAACACCCTTTATTGTTCTTGtgataatgaaaaatatattatcCATCTGTCTTTCTAATCAGTATGATTAGTTCCTGATTGCTCTTTACATTaactgtcatttatttatttttcttttcttttcttttcaggacAGGCTTTACTTTTGCGTTTCTGCCTGGTGGGTGGTTGTGGTTAGGTGCACTAATGAAAAGCTTTTCTAGCCCTTCATTGGTACAAGAACtgctgaaacataaaaataccaaaaaatgaaaataaacatcactaaaaaaagattatttcaaaccataatattttaaatgttagttttaaGGATTCGGATTAAGGACCTGGTTACTTGTTGCAAGTGTACACAATCAACACAAGCCATCCACATCACTTACTGTATTACATATTGTGACATAACATTATGTATTATGTTGCAAAGCAAACACTACTGAAGCATTGCAGTAACAGCGAAGCTGAAAGTGACATTTTCCCATAATGATTTGTCAAAGAAACTCAATAACAACTTTAAACCACAAATGCATACATCATATCAAACTATTATTTCTAAGTTATCCATTCATCCAAGTGTTATAGGCAGGCCTATTGATTTCCACCCAGTGAGAGAAGGGATCAGAGCAGCTTTTCTATTTAGGGCTGGTGTTTACTTTCAGCAGATGATAATAGACTTTTCATGGTTAAGTGTGAAATTTGACTGCAACAGCTGTGTCACCTGTGCGAGGAGGTGTGAATTGGATTGCACCTCATTGTGTATTCTGTCCTACGCCGGGCGGTGAGACCGGCCGCTTCTGCTCTGCACCTAATATGATTGACTGCCCCTCTGTCTGTTGACTAATGTAATTGTTTGCAGctattttggggggggggactTGATCAACATAATTGGCAGCGGTTCCTCCTTGGTCACGGTGAGATAAGTCGCCTCCCAGGCGTAGGCAGCCGCAACAGGCTTGAGACGGAGCTGCAGAGTGGAGAAGCCAGATGGCCTGCCGATGGTAGGCTAGccacaccagcagcagcaacaaagaGATGAGGGAGAAGCCAACCACCAGGCTGACAAAGACCAAAACCAGATCCAGTTGTGATGGATCTGAAAAATcccacagaaaaataaacaaaaagtatttcttgGTGAGCTCATAAAGGGCCAAATACACAGTATATATTTCGACACACAGAGCCACTTAACAATATGGCTCCATTCTTAACACTCTTGTTGACAAATGGCATAGTCATCTCTCATTTCCCGTCCTGGAGCATCTCCAGTCTATGCTGTGTTATCTCAGATTgattgtcttttttgttgttgttgtttattggtttttgggttttttgcaCTCAGCTAATAATTACCTATCTCCAGGGGGAAGGTTGaattttttgcttgtttcaacACCGGCCCAAAAGATATGCAATTTCGAAGATTGACCGTGACAGTGTCTGCACCTTCAGAAGGAAACACACTCCGCTGCTGAAGGCATTGCtgcagaaagaataaaaaaacatatataagaGTAGGAGATATGTTAGAGTAGCTGGAACCCATGAAGAAGGAAGGTTGTATTGACTGCCAATTACAGAAGAAATGCAATAACAAtctatgtaaatatttatcagtgtatattttaaaacatttcagtagGGTATTTGTTGAAGCCTCTATTTGATAGACAGCATGGAAAAAAGAGTTCACCTTTCAAAGTGGTGCTTTCTTTTAATCATGTTGTGAAATTATAAATAGAAgggttattttattaaaaagaatcaATAGGAACACacaattttaaagaaacaatgtaaaaataaaaaggaatgtGAATATCTTTCTTTGTTCACACCTGCAGGTTGTTGGTGCGTTTTGCATCATTTCCCAAATAACCTTCACCTCAAGTTTGCTGATGATCAGACTTTCTGTAGAAAAGAAAGTGGTACAGTTCCAGCAACCGTAAGTTCTCATATGTTATGTCTGTGTATACCATATGTGGAAGGACCCACCTTCCACCTCTACTAGTActgtaaaatgtgttatttttgctttttgagatattttacaatctttcatgttgtcagacagaagcagtttaaatgtttacttGATTCTAGCATTCTGCCTGGACTTTTGCTTAATCACAAAGAATGTAGTTAATCAAAGATTAAGCAATTATCTTTTTACGCAGTCGCAGGCTGGTGTGGATAGatatttcactttaataaacaaaagatCAAGTTATCTTTGTttcataaaatttgttttatgatgTGAACATAAACCGCTGTATAAGGTagtaagaaacaaaaatgcacacatttaaaactgactgctaaacatgaaaaaaacacgCAGGGCTCTTGGCGTGACACTGTCAATGcaacaagtaatttttttttttaaagtgacatgTATAAAAGTGCTGTGAGGATGTTTGTGTCTGAGAAATGCAAGTGATCTATTCacacagaaaatgacagaaataaaaatagatattgaacaaaaactaaaattaacaacaagattgaaagaaaacataccttgaatgttttactttgatatGCCAGTTTCGCTCTGTATAATTTCTAAGaatgtattgtttgttttactctgttcattttagaaatgtatCCCTGACTCGTTGTGTCTTATCTTTTTTGAGGTGAGGTAAGACTTTGGGACtttatgaaaagaataaaatctggCATTTTTTGGCACAGCCTGAGTAGGATCACAGGCCTGAGGCCAGAATGCGAACAGAGTCTGCTTCGGGAATGAcctttttttggtttaaattataTACTCATTTGTACTCTTAGATTTTGTACCCTCTGCACAATACTCTGTTgtacaaaagtcaaaaatctaacttattttgtttacttgttttcCACAAATAGGTTTTTGATCTTCTTATGATTTCAGAACCAAAATAAGAAAGTCTCTAAATTTTTGCTTTATCAAGTCTGGACTTTATCAAGCTGGACTTTATCAAGTCCAGCTGTGCTCACATATCAGTTCTTACAGCAGTACACAGCTAAATATTCCAGTAGACGATAGGCTTATTCACATATATAAAATTGTCCATGTTTTCTTTATcaatctgtttgtttatttatctcagGGGGACTTAAAGGAAAACAGGTTTAGGACAGAAacacatctctctctctctacttcTCACACATAATTCTGGGGTATCccaaatcattaaaaatgcaCAGAGCATTTCATCTATCTACACATTTTGTGCTCCATCTTTCATTGAATGACACAAGAGGAAACTTGGCACTGCTCTACTTGAGGAAGATACTAAACCCCAGAGAGAGCAGTCCACCTTTTTTCCCTCTTGAGAAGAGGAGCTGACTAATGTTTGCTGCTTCACACTAGACTGCAACTCAGCTAACATCATGCTTAAAGACAATAATGGAGCCAgatcatctgcaaaaaaagtaaaatgagacCCTCAGGATTCCGGAACAGATTCCATCCCCTCAGAACTATCCCTTGAGATCCTGTTGATAAATAACCCACACAAGATTGGAGATAAATGGCAAAGTCCAATCCACACAGGTAAAAAACTCAGCTATGTACATGACTTTAGATAACCAAGTGGATGGAAAAAGCCCATAGAAAATGGCCTTAAAGGGGGACTCTGGCTTGCGTGGATGTTCAGACATGCACTTGTAGAATTATGTGTAtgcaaatcaaagaaaaataaataaattttttttttgcatgtattCAGATTTAATGCATCTGGaaattttgtgtgtgtttttaagaatGTCTCAATGTGAAAAAGAGTGAAAGTGATTTAAACAGCTATtcaaaccagaaaaataaataactaaccATCAAATTCACACTGAGACCATAGCAGTATTCAAGACTTGGCTGTTCTGAGATCTTTAGAAGTGCTCTTTAAAAATAGACCTCTGAATGAGTCTCCAGAGTTTTTCACCCGGCTTCACATTCAGGCTGAAAGACGTGCTTGTCAGATGATTCACAGTTTTCTATTAAATCAGACGAGTCACTGCAACAACACTGAGTTATAGAAGTTGGTATCAAAGCATCCGCATCTTTTGCTACtcataaaaaaagtgtttttgttactttgcaAAGCGCTCTTTCatcttaatgtcatgttttagaCTGAGTCCTTGGGTGTCAGTCAGAATGTTAACATTAGACTCTGCTAAACGTTTTGAAAATCAGCTTCCAGAGAATTGCTATGACAAGATTTCTTTATACTaactacatattttatttcatttttgatttacaAAAAGCAATTCAACTTTGCGTATTTTAGCACATATCAACCCACCTTTGTCTcccctcctttctctctttcttatttattcccCAAAGCCAGTTCATTCTCCATCTGCCATTCTCCACGCTTCATAGCGCCACACTTTAGCCTGTTACATTTAAATCACTCTCAGCTCATTCTTTCATTCCCCTACATTCATTGCACCGCAGTGCTCTGTGAACCCACTGCAATCTTACCCTTTCACAGTCAGAGTGGTTCCTCAGACAGACACTGAGATCACAGTGTAGGTACACCACTGAGTAATTAATCATTTGGAAGAGACTGATGGTAAAACTGGCACTGGTTGACAAGGTGCTGGGCAGCAGCATGATCCTCTCCTGGTCTGAGAGAGAAGCACAAATGGATTTTATAAACTTGGTTGAGACATTCCTCTTGAAATCAAACGAAGGCTCTGTCGTCTCCAGAAGCCAAAGCCGCACTGATTAGCAGACATGAAGGCGGCAATAGAGTGCAAAAAAtgatcaatatttaatattggtGAGAGGTGAAAGCTTAATAGAAACAAATCATATCAGGCAAAGGTCAGCGTTAGAGTTATAATGCTTTGACATTGGTATAATCACATTTACTAAGGATACTAATAGTAATACTGGAAAACATTATTGAATCTTATACTTGCGTTGGATTTCTTACAATCCAACTCAAGTTCTTACAATCCAAGAGTTACTCTTAACCCTTAAGAGTAACTTAAGGGTTACTCTTAACTACTAATTAAGTGGCTTAATCAGTACTTAAGAGTAACCCTAAAATGAAAGATCAAAATTACTTTTCCAAGAGAAAATTTTGTAAAgctgttgttttcttgtttaaacaaatatgaacCCTTTGTTTATTGGCACGTTGACACACTAGTTTGTGCATTTAAACGACAATGTGTCTGAGTCTCCAGGATAGCAATACATTTCTATCTCTTTTTCCATGCTGGCACGAGACAACATCAAGCTGctcatgtttattaaaaatatttagctattaaaatatgttgttgatgttttcttAAGTGATTTACCTTTATGAAATATTACTTCTTTTGTAAATAAGCAAAATTTCTCGTGTTCTAATAACCAACGAAAATCAAACCACCTATGTCtagttcatatatatatatatatatatatatagatatatatatatatatctatatatatatatatatatatatacacacacacacacacacacacacacaatttttgcctaaaatgttgcagtttaaCTTTACTTTCAATGAGCTTTTCAGGTCACAGAAAAACCCAACACAAAATCTTTTCATCTGCCATTTTTGACTCATTCCagtttacctaaaaaaaaagcagcaggtAGAGTTGTTGAAGTCCAGCTGACGTGTTGGTGACAGGCAACAGACGGTGACGCCAAGGTTTATCTGACTGTTGTTTGTCTTCAGATTGATAATCACTCTGAGGTTCCCTCGGGTTGGCACCACATCACCAGGCTCCACACTTGTTCCCATCTTCAGCCTCATTTCTGCGGTGTAGTTTCCACTGCCACAGATGTCATCTGAAATTTCTGTCACACTAGTAGTAGATCAATATTTCATTATTGTTCGCGATTTGTAATGGGATTTATTGTCTATTTTAAGTGATATTTATGTGAAATCTTCAAAACTATTTCATTTATTCTCACCTTTTTCATAATTATATCTTGCCATATTCCCTTTCAAACAGCAAAATTTGACTTTACAGATAAAGCATCATACAATCCATCACCATAGACGCCCTTATAGGACTAATGGTAATCTTGAAGTGTatgaatttaaaatttgttgcTGCTGTAACCACAAAAAAGCCTCTTTGCAGAAAGAAACAACCAACAGCCTGCTGGCAGCCTTCTACATAAACCACAGACTCTGGTACTTTAACCCAAATTGCGATGTCAttaagctaacatgctaacactAATAATATttagcagttgttttttttccatcatcatAATTAAACAATGACCAGACAGACAACAACTACTTGTGAGAAATAAGAACAAAATGTCATAATGTCCAATGAATCCTTATAAAAATGACTGTTTCGATTTCTGAGATGAATGGCAAGAATTATTACACTTTTATACAGTGTTCAAATTTTTTGAGATGCACTAGTACATGGCAGATGCTGAAATACTTTGATGTACACAATTTCACAGCACGGTTTCTACTCTCTTATATAACATTTGTTGTGAAGCTCCAGCAGAGTTTCCTGTGGCGTGCCAGTTATTTCAACACAGAAATTACCTGTCTTATTGACTGCATTCTTGTGTTTGCCCTTGAGAGATGTACCAGAAGATAAAAGAATAAGTGAGcagagaataaataaaagatggaTAATGCATTGTCATTAGGATTGTGTCAGcaggaagtttgtttcagacaaaaacagagtcgctgtttaataaacaaatgaaaacaattgatgctgaaatcattaaaaactaaatgcagaATCCATATAAGATTATCTACGCCATTTTGCAtcagtatttaatttgtaattccctttaaatagattttatttattatttgtagtTGGTTGTATCAATTAGTCACTGTACGGTTGAGAGAGGAGTGGGAACATCTAAGGTAAATGCATTTACTTTGTCACTTTGCATTCAGTGgttaaaatgatttatgatAGTAATTTATAGAATAGTCAACAGCTCAGCTCTGTTCCAAATGTTTACCAAGCACTCAGTGCAGTCTGACCAAAATCCATTTCAAAAGTTCAAATATTTCAACCCCTCAAGGTAAACCTAGGGAGGATCCACAGagagctgttttattttgtttcatttttttactttcacagAGATGCTCacagaggaaatgaaaacatctgtgaTGGACTTGTGTCTGTATTCAGAGATATTTGATACAATAACGGCAGAATTTTCCACCTGCTGAATTTAGCAGCAGTTTGTTAAAATCAtcgaaaaaataaataaaactacagtaaaattttgcatttttaagtgaaggttcaataaaaaaaaattattaagtaactaaaaatgtgtttaattaagTAGTTCAATTTTcaatttccatccatccatccatccatccatcttcttccgctttatccggggtcgggtcgtgGGGGTGGCAttttcagaagggaggcccagacttccctctcccttgCCACTTGTTCCAACTCCTCAGGGGGAATCCCAAGgagttcccaggccagccgagagacatagtccctccagcgtctcctgggtcttccccggggcctcctcccggtgggctTCCCccgaacacctcaccagggaggcgtccaggaggcatcctgaccagatgcccgagccacctcaactggctcctctcgacgtgaaggagcagcagctctactctgagtccctcccggatgactgaacttctcaccctatctcta
Above is a window of Xiphophorus hellerii strain 12219 chromosome 18, Xiphophorus_hellerii-4.1, whole genome shotgun sequence DNA encoding:
- the LOC116737259 gene encoding uncharacterized protein LOC116737259, with protein sequence MLLPSTLSTSASFTISLFQMINYSVVYLHCDLSVCLRNHSDCERQCLQQRSVFPSEGADTVTVNLRNCISFGPVLKQAKNSTFPLEIDPSQLDLVLVFVSLVVGFSLISLLLLLVWLAYHRQAIWLLHSAAPSQACCGCLRLGGDLSHRDQGGTAANYVDQVPPPKIAANNYISQQTEGQSIILGAEQKRPVSPPGVGQNTQ